Below is a genomic region from Methanofollis sp. UBA420.
CCGTCCTGCCGGGCGTCCCCTTCTACGCAAACGGCGGCGGGGAGCACACCATCCGCCTGAACTTCTCCTGCGCCGACGAGGAGAGCATTACCGAGGGTATGGCGCGGCTGAAGGGCGTCATCGCCTCCTGTGTGTGAGTGAGGGCCGACCCCTCCCCTCAAAGCCTATATCCTAAGGCGTCAATGGTATGAGGCAATGCTCGACCTCTTCGCCATTCTCCTCACGATCGCCGGTCTCTGTCTCTTCGAGACGATTTCGTCGATCGACAATGCCATCATCAACGCCGAGGTGCTCGGCACGATGGGGGAGAGGGCGCGGCGGTGGTTCCTCGTCTGGGGCCTCCTCTTTGCGGTCTTCGTCGTGCGTGGCGTCCTGCCCTGGCTCATCGTCTGGGCGACGACACCGTCCCTCGGCCCCATCGGCGCTCTGACCGCCACCTTCTCCAATGATCCGGCGGTCATCGCCGCGATCGAGGAGTCGGCGCCCGTCCTTCTCATAGGAGGCGGCACCTTCCTCCTCTTTCTCTTCCTCCACTGGCTCTTTCTGGAGCCCAAGGAGTTCGGCATCAGGGGCGAACGCTACTTCGCGGAGAAAGGGGTCTGGTTCTACGCGACCGTCTCGGTGACCCTCGCCGCCATCGTCTGGTTCGCCCTCGAAACACGGCCCCTCATGGCCTTCGGCGCCGTCATGGGCTCGACGGCCTTCTTCATCGTTCAGGGCTTCAGGATGAACGCCGACATGAAGGAGAAGCAGCTCAAGGAGCAGCATATCTCCGACTTCAGCAAGATCTGCTACCTCGAAGTGATCGACGCCACCTTCTCCATCGACGGCGTCCTCGGCGCCTTCGCGTTCACTCTCTCTGTCCCTCTCATCATCATCGGGAACGGCCTCGGCGCCTTTGTGGTGCGGGAACTCACCATCAGGAACATCGACCAGATCAAGCGCTATGTCTTCCTCAAGAACGGCGCGATGTACTCCATCCTCTGTCTGGGTGCGGTCATGGTCCTGCACGCCTTCGGTGTCCCCGTCCCGTCCTTTGTCTCGCCGGTGATCACCTTCGGCGTCGTCGGCTACTTCCTCTACAAGTCGGTCAAGTTCGCCCGGTACATGGACCTGCGGCACGGGAATTAAGGGTGATGCGGGGAGGGGGCCGGTCCCCGTACTCCTCTCATTTTCGTCTCTGGAGAGTGCCTCTTCTGACGTGTCTGTGCCTGGGGGCTGCCGCTCGAAAACCTACGGTTTTCTCAAGGTCGCTATCGCTCTTTCCCAACTCGGTTGGCCCCGGAAAAAAGGAGCGGGAGACCCATACCGCGAAGATCCCCACTCTCCACAAAGCACATGAAGGAGGAAGATCAGGAGGAGGGACAGGCATGGGCGCAACATACGAAGAGTTCAGGAACCGGGTCGCCCTGGTCACCGGGGGGAGTTCGGGGATCGGGAGAGCCACAGCGGCTGCCTTCGCTGCGGAGGGGGCCAGGGTCGTGATCGGGAGCCGCCACCAGGAGACGGGGGAGCAGGCGGCGGCGATGATCCGGGACGCCGGCGGTGAGGCGCTCTGGATCAGGGCCGACGTATCCAGAGAAGAGGACGTCGAGAGTCTCGTCGCCGCAGTGACGGACACGTTCGGCAGGATCGACTACGCCTTCAATGCCGCCGGGGTTTCCGGCGCCATACGGTTCATCCCCATGCAGAGCGGCGGCGACTTCGACCACACTGTCGGGACAAATCTGAAAGGGGTCTTCCTCTCCCTGAAGTACGAGATCCCGGCGATGGTCCAGCACGGCGGCGGGGCGATCGTGAACATATCGGCCGTCTCCGGCATTCTCGGGTCGCCCGGGGCCTCGATCTATGCGGCGACGAAGAGCGCAAACCTCGCGCTCACGCGTGCGGCCGCACTCGAATTTGCGGGGTCCGGGATACGGGTCAATGCCGTCTGTCCGGGCGTCATCCAGACAGAGGGGCTGGACCGGACATGGCAGACGATACCGGGTGTCTCCATCGAGGGTGTGAAGAAGCAGGCCATGCAGGAGATCCCGGCCGGTCGCCTGGGACGTCCCGGCGAAGTGGCCGCCGCCGTCCTCTGGCTCTGCTCAGACGCCGCCTCCTATGTCACCGGGCAGGCGATCGTCGTCGACGGCGGTCTCTCGATCCGGTGACGCTCTCCGCACTTTTTTCGTCCTGCACGGCTCCTCCCTCTCGATCAGGCCGTCGCGGAGGTAGATCACCCGGCAGAAGTACCTGATATGCCAGTCCTCGTGGGTCACCATCACGATCGTCTGCCCGAACTCCTCGTTCAGGCGGGCGAAGAGGTCCAGGATCGTCGTCGAGGTCGCCGAGTCGAGGTTCGCGCAGGGTTCGTCGGCAAAGAGGATGGACGGCCTGTTCACCAGCGCCCGCGCGATCGCCACCCTCTGCTGCTCGCCGCCGGAGAGTTCGGCCGGGCGATGGTCCATCCGCCCCTCCAGTCCGACATCC
It encodes:
- a CDS encoding DUF475 domain-containing protein, coding for MLDLFAILLTIAGLCLFETISSIDNAIINAEVLGTMGERARRWFLVWGLLFAVFVVRGVLPWLIVWATTPSLGPIGALTATFSNDPAVIAAIEESAPVLLIGGGTFLLFLFLHWLFLEPKEFGIRGERYFAEKGVWFYATVSVTLAAIVWFALETRPLMAFGAVMGSTAFFIVQGFRMNADMKEKQLKEQHISDFSKICYLEVIDATFSIDGVLGAFAFTLSVPLIIIGNGLGAFVVRELTIRNIDQIKRYVFLKNGAMYSILCLGAVMVLHAFGVPVPSFVSPVITFGVVGYFLYKSVKFARYMDLRHGN
- a CDS encoding glucose 1-dehydrogenase; translation: MGATYEEFRNRVALVTGGSSGIGRATAAAFAAEGARVVIGSRHQETGEQAAAMIRDAGGEALWIRADVSREEDVESLVAAVTDTFGRIDYAFNAAGVSGAIRFIPMQSGGDFDHTVGTNLKGVFLSLKYEIPAMVQHGGGAIVNISAVSGILGSPGASIYAATKSANLALTRAAALEFAGSGIRVNAVCPGVIQTEGLDRTWQTIPGVSIEGVKKQAMQEIPAGRLGRPGEVAAAVLWLCSDAASYVTGQAIVVDGGLSIR
- a CDS encoding ABC transporter ATP-binding protein, which translates into the protein MIVVHDLARTYMLGAVPVRALRGVSFTIEKGEFVGIMGASGSGKSTLLHAMGLLDVPTAGAIAIDGTDVLALSGREKTRFRLNRLGYVFQDYALIPELTVEENVVLPCLVRGVPREECLGLSREILRDVGLEGRMDHRPAELSGGEQQRVAIARALVNRPSILFADEPCANLDSATSTTILDLFARLNEEFGQTIVMVTHEDWHIRYFCRVIYLRDGLIEREEPCRTKKVRRASPDRETAVDDDRLPGDIGGGV